GGCCGATCCAAGCAGGGCACAGCCCAGCATCCCGTCCGCGATGTTCAAGGCCTTGCCACCAACAGTGGCAGTGTGCCGATGCAGAACGATGGCGATGTAGTCGGTGACATGACCCGCTACGATCATTTCGCCCATGTTCATTACCGCGCCAGCTGCGATCAACCTGAGTACTACCGTCATGAGCAGTACTTGCCCGTTGCTCAGGTCTTTGCGGGCAAGCCGTCCCAGCGGGCTGGTGGGCGAAAATGCCCAAATCATTGCGGCGCCGACGAGTATGGGCAGCACATGTTTTTGACTGGCGTAAAGGCCGAAGCGTCCGGGGTTCGTCACAGCCGAATAGTGGAGTACCCGCGCGAAACAGACCGACCCGATTCCTGATCGGGTGTGCGGCGTGCATGCCGCAACGCCACCTGCATCCAGAAGGTATGAGGCGAGAATCCGGATACCCAGATCCAGAAGCATCGCGAGCAGGACGCACAGGCTTGCAGGGTGAAGTCTTCGCAGCACGAAAGGCGAGCTTTGCGGCATCGCGTCGTCGGTTTCGCAGTTAGTCATTGGGCAGTCAGGCCGATCAAGGCCGTGTCTGCTTCACCAGCGACCACGCCATTCCTCCCATCACGGCAACGCCGACGACGAGCACCGCCCACAGCACCCACTTGCGCATTTGGACCGGCGATTCGGCGGCTCTGGGGCTGCTGCTGTCGGCGGCGCTGGCCTGGGGGCCGAAGGCTGCTTCGGCGTCCGCGATCCTGGGTGCGCCGGGTTGGCCGTAGCCGGGCACCAGGGTGCCGATCGCCAGCGCGGCGGGTGCGGCTTTGGGGTTGCCGAGGGCGAGGGTGTAGGGCGCCGGGCCGCGGGTGAGGAAGACGAGCTGCTGCGGCGTGAGGCCGAGCTGCAGCGTGGGCGCGGTGTTGCCGAGGCCGCCGCTGCGCGGGTCGGCGTGCAGGCGCAGATGCTGAATCGCGATGTTGCCGAGCGCGATGTCGGGCGAGGTGCGATCCGACCCTTCGCCGCTGAGGCGGTAGACGACACCGCTGGTGAGGCGCTGCCAGGGCGCGCGTTCGTCGTTGCGCGTAGCGACTTCGACAGGGGCCAACAGATTGCCCGGCGGCAGCGTGACACGCAGTTGCTCGGCACGGATCGGCGTCGGCAGGTTCAGCACATAGTCGCCCTTGGCGTCGCGCAGCACGGCGCTCGCGGGCGTCCAGACCATCGCGGGGGGCTCGGTGTGCGCTTCGCGTGTGATGAACTTCGCCGCGGTGATCGGCGCCGCTTCGGCGGGCTCGCGCCACAGCACGCGCAGGTAGCGCGCGTTGGTTTGACCCAGTTCGATGCGCTCGCGGCGGATCTGTTCGCCGTTGAAATCGAGCACTGCGAGCACGGCGTCGGCCTGCAGGCTTTGCCACTGCGCGAGATCGTCGCTGCCTTCGACGCTGACGCGGTGGAAGCCGCTGACGCCCTCGCCGAGCGTAATGTCGAGCGCCGCCAGCGTCGCATCCTTGCTGCCGGTATCGATCAGGTAGCCGCGCAGCGGCTTGCCGGCCGCTTTGCCCGCCTGCTCGCGTACCGACACCACGGTGCCAGCGGTGTCGCGCCGCACATCCACCTGCAGGTCGCCGCCAGTGGTGTTGGCTTCGCCGTGCAGCGGGAACCAGCGCAGCGCACGTTGCTGTTCGCTGGCGCGCGTCTGCGGCGGTGTAGCGATCAGCGCGAAGGGCACCGCCTCGCCGTTTGCGTTGAAGACCCGCAGATCGCGCAGATCCGGCGAGCGGGCTGCAAGGTAGGCGTCGATCGGCAGCGTGAGCCGCGCGTACGGTGCCGCCTGCGCAACGCGAATACTGGCGCGGGTGGCGAAGTCCGCCACTTGTTCTTCGGCGGCGTGGCTAACGCTGTAGCACAGCAGCGCGACTAGGAGGGTGGCGATGCGGCTCATGATGTGGCCTCTTCGTTCGATTCGTTGGTCCTGGGCGGCAGCGGCGCGAAGTAGCCGACCACCAGCAAGAGCACGCCCACCGCGATGAAGGACACGATGCGCGCGAGCCCGCCAGTGTTTGAGAGTTCGATCAGGAACAGTTTGGCGACGACCACGCCGATCAGCACCGCGCCGATCAGCCAGCGCATCCGATCCTGCGCGCGGTGGCCGCTTACCATCAGCGCCAGCGCGGCGATGCTCCACGCAATCGAGAGGCTTGCCTGCAGCGTCATCGAGGCGAACAGCGCATGCGATTCGAAGGGCACGCCGGCCCAGTGATGCACGACGCGGGCCACGCCGCAGGTGTAGACGAGGAAGGCGACCGCACCGAAGCTCGGGCGCAGCAATTGCTGCGCGTCGTCCGCCAGGTCGACACGCGTGAGCCAGCGCCACACAGCGAGCAGCACGATGCCGCAGGCGATCTCCAGCGGGTTGGCGATGGGGATGTACGGCAGCGGTGCTGCAGAGCCTGTCGAGTGCAGGTTTGCCGCCATCACCCACAGCACCATCAACAGCCCCACCGGCGTTGCGACCAGGGTGCGGTAGGTGGATTCGCGCGCGCCGAAGGGCCAGCGCTGAGGCCACTGCTCGCGCGCAGTGAAGATCAGGTAGGCGGCGGGCACCAGCGCCCAGCCGAGCCAGCGCCATGCAGACCGTTCGTCACCCAGTTCGGCGAACAGT
This region of Niveibacterium umoris genomic DNA includes:
- a CDS encoding signal peptidase II, whose amino-acid sequence is MLLDLGIRILASYLLDAGGVAACTPHTRSGIGSVCFARVLHYSAVTNPGRFGLYASQKHVLPILVGAAMIWAFSPTSPLGRLARKDLSNGQVLLMTVVLRLIAAGAVMNMGEMIVAGHVTDYIAIVLHRHTATVGGKALNIADGMLGCALLGSAAALIWSGARCVGRWCHRRRAQEWHVAD
- a CDS encoding DUF3999 domain-containing protein, producing the protein MSRIATLLVALLCYSVSHAAEEQVADFATRASIRVAQAAPYARLTLPIDAYLAARSPDLRDLRVFNANGEAVPFALIATPPQTRASEQQRALRWFPLHGEANTTGGDLQVDVRRDTAGTVVSVREQAGKAAGKPLRGYLIDTGSKDATLAALDITLGEGVSGFHRVSVEGSDDLAQWQSLQADAVLAVLDFNGEQIRRERIELGQTNARYLRVLWREPAEAAPITAAKFITREAHTEPPAMVWTPASAVLRDAKGDYVLNLPTPIRAEQLRVTLPPGNLLAPVEVATRNDERAPWQRLTSGVVYRLSGEGSDRTSPDIALGNIAIQHLRLHADPRSGGLGNTAPTLQLGLTPQQLVFLTRGPAPYTLALGNPKAAPAALAIGTLVPGYGQPGAPRIADAEAAFGPQASAADSSSPRAAESPVQMRKWVLWAVLVVGVAVMGGMAWSLVKQTRP